A portion of the Rhodopseudomonas sp. BAL398 genome contains these proteins:
- a CDS encoding NUDIX hydrolase, translating to MGAGQAGLSARPVSPRGLLLPRLAQGLTMVEAQGEPNGRVSARVILLSPTDRVLLIRFVVNRASGEFIFWATPGGGVEPGETALAAAQRELIEELQLQTPLQGPVHTATNRFEHEGAVIETRDIFFVGRCEAEAVCLRGVTETERAAMRSIRWWTADELAQTNETVFPEDLAQTLRRLSPAS from the coding sequence TTGGGTGCAGGGCAGGCGGGACTGAGCGCTCGCCCCGTGTCGCCTCGTGGCCTCCTGCTTCCCAGGCTGGCGCAGGGGCTAACCATGGTTGAGGCGCAAGGCGAGCCGAATGGCCGGGTGTCGGCTCGCGTCATTCTGCTATCTCCGACCGATCGGGTTCTGCTGATCCGCTTTGTGGTTAATCGAGCCTCGGGTGAGTTCATTTTTTGGGCCACGCCGGGCGGCGGTGTCGAACCCGGCGAGACTGCTTTGGCTGCGGCGCAGCGCGAGCTGATCGAGGAACTCCAGCTTCAAACGCCTCTGCAGGGGCCGGTGCACACGGCGACCAACCGTTTCGAGCATGAAGGCGCGGTGATCGAAACCCGCGACATCTTCTTTGTTGGCCGTTGCGAAGCCGAAGCGGTTTGTCTGCGCGGCGTCACCGAGACCGAGCGCGCGGCGATGCGGTCGATCCGGTGGTGGACCGCGGACGAGCTCGCGCAGACCAATGAAACCGTGTTTCCCGAGGACCTTGCGCAGACCCTGCGCCGGCTCAGCCCGGCGTCCTAG
- a CDS encoding tetratricopeptide repeat protein, producing MRISERIIFVALLAVVTSAAGTSLAFEGTPVDPETTAIPVASAQPGTASALKKAIPPSTTTTSLTALQYAAEGGHPVAQWRLGRMYADGNGVAQNDLRAFEYFSRIANAHAEDSPSAPQAAIVANAFVALGRYYLEGIPNSRIKADTERAREMFSYAASYFGNADAQYDLARLYLNGVGARQDSRYGARWLGLAAQKGQHQAQALLGEMLFNGDHLPRQAARGLMWLTLARDSATPDETWIKDSYNKAIAKATEDDRAMALQMLEHWVQGRRD from the coding sequence ATGCGGATATCTGAGCGTATCATCTTCGTTGCTTTGCTTGCGGTCGTGACCTCGGCGGCCGGGACTTCGCTTGCCTTCGAAGGCACCCCGGTCGACCCGGAAACGACGGCGATTCCGGTCGCTTCGGCTCAGCCCGGAACCGCCTCGGCGCTGAAGAAGGCGATCCCGCCTTCGACCACGACAACCTCTTTGACTGCATTGCAATATGCCGCCGAAGGCGGCCACCCGGTGGCGCAGTGGCGCCTCGGGCGGATGTATGCCGACGGCAACGGCGTCGCCCAGAACGATCTGCGCGCCTTCGAATATTTCAGCCGGATCGCCAACGCCCATGCCGAGGACAGTCCGTCGGCGCCGCAGGCGGCGATCGTCGCCAATGCCTTCGTGGCGCTCGGCCGCTATTATCTCGAAGGCATCCCGAATTCGCGAATCAAGGCCGACACCGAGCGGGCGCGGGAGATGTTCTCCTATGCGGCATCATATTTCGGCAATGCCGACGCCCAATATGATCTGGCGCGGCTCTATCTGAACGGCGTCGGGGCGCGGCAGGATTCCCGCTACGGCGCGCGCTGGCTCGGCCTCGCGGCGCAAAAGGGCCAGCATCAGGCCCAGGCCCTGCTGGGTGAAATGCTGTTCAACGGCGACCATCTGCCGCGGCAGGCCGCGCGCGGCCTGATGTGGCTGACGCTGGCACGCGACAGTGCCACGCCGGACGAGACCTGGATCAAGGACAGCTACAACAAGGCGATCGCCAAGGCCACAGAAGACGACCGCGCCATGGCTCTGCAGATGCTCGAGCATTGGGTGCAGGGCAGGCGGGACTGA
- the lpdA gene encoding dihydrolipoyl dehydrogenase: protein MPDTSFDVIIIGSGPGGYVAAIRAAQLGFKTAIVEKSYLGGICLNWGCIPTKALLRSAEIYHYMQHAKDFGLSADNISYDPKAVVARSRGVSKRLADGVGFLMKKNKISIIWGAATIDAPGKLTVTASKTEAPKGALGVGAYQAKHIIIATGARPRVLPGLEPDKKLVWTYFEAMVPEKMPKSLLVVGSGAIGIEFASFFHTMGTKVTVVEVLPQILPVEDAEIAGLARKRLEKQGITIRTSTKVTKLDKKADSVVATIDDGKGKPEPVEFDRVISAVGVVGNIENLGLDKLGIKTDRGCVVIDGFGKTNIPGIYAIGDVAGPPMLAHKAEHEGVICVEAIKGLHPHPMDKLLIPGCTYCNPQVASVGLTEAKAKDGGREIRVGRFPFAGNGKAIALGEDQGLVKVIFDKTTGQLLGAHMVGAEVTELIQGYVVAMNLETTEAELMHTVFPHPTLSEMMKEAVLDAYGQVLNA from the coding sequence ATGCCCGACACCTCCTTCGACGTCATCATCATCGGCTCCGGCCCCGGCGGCTATGTGGCGGCGATCCGCGCCGCCCAGCTCGGCTTCAAGACCGCAATCGTGGAGAAATCCTATCTCGGCGGCATCTGCCTGAACTGGGGCTGCATCCCGACCAAGGCGCTGTTACGCTCGGCCGAGATCTATCACTACATGCAGCACGCCAAGGATTTCGGGCTGTCGGCCGACAATATCAGCTATGATCCGAAGGCCGTGGTGGCGCGTTCGCGCGGCGTCTCCAAACGGCTCGCCGACGGCGTCGGCTTCCTGATGAAGAAGAACAAGATTTCGATCATCTGGGGCGCGGCGACGATCGATGCACCCGGCAAGCTGACGGTGACTGCGTCCAAGACCGAGGCGCCGAAGGGCGCGCTGGGCGTCGGCGCCTATCAGGCCAAGCACATCATCATCGCCACCGGCGCGCGGCCGCGGGTGCTGCCGGGGCTCGAACCCGACAAGAAGCTGGTCTGGACCTATTTCGAGGCGATGGTTCCGGAGAAGATGCCGAAATCGCTGCTGGTGGTCGGCTCCGGGGCGATCGGGATCGAATTCGCCTCGTTCTTCCACACCATGGGCACCAAGGTCACCGTGGTCGAGGTGCTGCCGCAGATCCTGCCGGTCGAGGACGCCGAGATCGCCGGCCTCGCCCGCAAGCGGCTGGAGAAGCAGGGCATCACCATCCGCACCAGCACCAAGGTGACGAAACTTGACAAGAAGGCCGACAGCGTCGTCGCCACCATCGACGATGGTAAGGGCAAGCCCGAGCCGGTGGAATTCGACCGGGTGATTTCCGCGGTCGGCGTGGTCGGCAATATCGAAAACCTTGGGCTGGACAAGCTCGGCATCAAGACCGACCGCGGCTGCGTGGTGATCGACGGGTTCGGCAAGACCAATATCCCCGGGATCTACGCCATCGGCGACGTCGCGGGGCCGCCAATGCTGGCGCATAAGGCCGAGCATGAGGGCGTGATCTGCGTCGAGGCGATCAAGGGCCTGCATCCGCACCCGATGGACAAATTGCTGATTCCGGGCTGCACCTATTGCAACCCGCAGGTCGCCTCGGTCGGTCTCACCGAGGCCAAGGCAAAGGACGGCGGCCGCGAGATCCGGGTCGGCCGCTTCCCCTTCGCCGGCAACGGCAAGGCGATTGCGCTCGGCGAGGATCAGGGCCTGGTCAAGGTGATCTTCGACAAGACAACCGGCCAGCTGCTCGGAGCCCATATGGTCGGCGCCGAGGTCACCGAACTGATCCAGGGCTATGTGGTGGCGATGAACCTGGAGACCACCGAGGCCGAGCTGATGCACACCGTCTTCCCGCATCCGACCCTGTCGGAGATGATGAAGGAAGCCGTGCTGGACGCCTATGGCCAGGTACTGAACGCCTGA
- a CDS encoding endonuclease domain-containing protein, whose amino-acid sequence MRQPVSRQKRSFAKSLRANATDAEVALWRLLRSRRLAQLKFRRQVPIGPWIVDFVCFERRLIVEADGSQHAESNDDRMRDRDLASRGFQVLRFWNNDILMQSQSVIEVIADTATLSPSPGELRSPPSPTRGEGKDAKSD is encoded by the coding sequence ATGCGCCAGCCTGTTTCGCGTCAGAAGAGGTCATTCGCCAAGTCCCTCCGCGCCAATGCCACCGACGCGGAAGTAGCACTATGGCGTCTGCTCAGATCGCGACGGTTGGCGCAGTTGAAATTTCGGCGACAAGTGCCGATCGGTCCATGGATCGTCGATTTTGTTTGTTTTGAACGGCGTTTGATCGTGGAGGCCGATGGCAGTCAACATGCAGAAAGCAACGACGACCGAATGCGGGATCGGGATCTCGCCAGTCGAGGCTTCCAGGTTCTTCGCTTTTGGAACAACGACATCCTGATGCAGTCGCAGTCGGTCATCGAAGTCATTGCCGACACTGCAACGCTTTCCCCCTCACCCGGCGAGCTACGCTCGCCACCCTCTCCCACAAGGGGAGAGGGTAAGGACGCAAAGAGCGACTAA
- a CDS encoding pyruvate dehydrogenase complex dihydrolipoamide acetyltransferase: MPINILMPALSPTMEKGNLSKWLKKEGDTVKSGDVIAEIETDKATMEVEAVDEGTIAKILVPEGTQDVPVNDIIAVLASDGEDVKAAGASAGGGASAKKAAGSESPQPTPQRGEGAGSAAGKGSAEPDKPATETKPAPQPASPPPTGERSPGDAQRDRAGEGAQSNGRVFASPLARRLAKDAGIELARVNGTGPHGRVIARDVEQAKSGGGLKVPAAAASTAPQTAPSMSDQQIRALFAEDSYEVIPHDGMRRTIAQRLTQAAQAVPHFFLTMDCNIERLLAARDQINAAAPKDKDGKPTYKLSVNDFVVKALAVALQRIPNANVSWTESGMLKHKHSDVGVAVAMPGGLITPIIRSVETLPLSTISAQMKDFAARARARKLKPEEYQGGTTAVSNLGMYGIKDFTAVINPPHATILAVGTGEQRAVVVNGKIEIATMMSVTLGCDHRAVDGALGAELIGAFKLLIENPVMMVV; the protein is encoded by the coding sequence ATGCCGATCAATATTCTGATGCCCGCTTTGTCGCCGACCATGGAAAAGGGCAACCTTTCGAAATGGCTGAAGAAGGAGGGCGACACGGTCAAGTCCGGCGACGTCATCGCCGAGATCGAGACCGACAAGGCGACCATGGAGGTCGAGGCGGTCGACGAGGGCACCATCGCCAAAATCCTGGTGCCGGAAGGCACCCAGGACGTGCCGGTCAATGACATCATCGCGGTGCTGGCCAGCGACGGCGAGGACGTGAAGGCTGCGGGTGCGAGCGCAGGAGGGGGGGCAAGCGCCAAGAAGGCGGCTGGCTCCGAGAGCCCCCAACCCACTCCCCAACGGGGAGAGGGAGCCGGCAGTGCCGCCGGCAAGGGGAGTGCTGAACCCGACAAGCCCGCGACCGAGACAAAGCCAGCGCCGCAGCCCGCTTCACCTCCCCCCACCGGGGAGAGGTCGCCCGGCGACGCGCAGCGTGATCGGGCGGGTGAGGGGGCGCAGTCCAACGGTCGGGTGTTCGCCTCGCCGCTGGCGCGCCGGCTGGCCAAGGACGCCGGGATCGAACTCGCCCGCGTCAACGGCACCGGCCCGCATGGCCGGGTGATTGCCCGCGACGTCGAGCAGGCCAAATCCGGCGGCGGGCTGAAAGTACCGGCCGCAGCTGCGTCGACCGCGCCGCAGACGGCACCGTCGATGTCGGATCAGCAGATCCGCGCGCTCTTTGCCGAGGACAGCTACGAGGTGATTCCGCATGACGGCATGCGCCGCACCATCGCACAAAGGCTGACGCAGGCGGCGCAGGCCGTTCCGCATTTCTTTCTGACGATGGACTGCAACATCGAGAGGCTGTTGGCCGCGCGCGACCAGATCAACGCCGCCGCACCAAAAGACAAGGACGGTAAGCCGACCTATAAGCTGTCGGTCAATGATTTCGTCGTCAAGGCGCTGGCGGTGGCGCTGCAGCGAATTCCCAACGCCAACGTGTCGTGGACCGAGAGCGGCATGCTCAAACACAAACATTCCGACGTCGGCGTCGCGGTGGCGATGCCGGGCGGACTGATTACCCCGATCATCCGCAGCGTCGAGACCTTGCCGCTGTCGACGATTTCCGCGCAGATGAAGGATTTTGCCGCCCGCGCCCGGGCACGCAAGCTGAAGCCCGAGGAATATCAGGGCGGCACCACCGCGGTGTCGAATCTCGGCATGTACGGCATCAAGGATTTCACCGCGGTGATCAATCCACCGCACGCCACGATTCTGGCGGTCGGCACTGGCGAGCAACGTGCCGTCGTCGTCAACGGCAAGATCGAGATCGCCACGATGATGAGCGTCACCTTGGGCTGCGACCACCGCGCCGTCGACGGTGCGCTCGGCGCCGAACTGATCGGCGCGTTCAAGCTGCTGATCGAAAATCCCGTGATGATGGTGGTGTAA
- a CDS encoding DUF5076 domain-containing protein has protein sequence MTGPKQQPLPPDVMASEDAVEVLRAFVLDGGLSIAFMRAFEEPDMWGVLLVDVARHAARAYARETNYTEEEALGRIVEMFEAEIERSTDPGSTTPRSQQGH, from the coding sequence ATGACAGGACCCAAACAGCAGCCATTGCCGCCCGATGTGATGGCGAGCGAGGACGCCGTCGAGGTGTTGCGCGCCTTCGTGCTCGACGGCGGTTTGTCGATCGCCTTCATGCGCGCCTTCGAGGAGCCCGACATGTGGGGCGTCCTGCTGGTTGACGTCGCCCGACACGCCGCGCGCGCCTATGCGCGGGAAACGAATTACACTGAGGAAGAGGCACTGGGCCGCATCGTCGAGATGTTCGAGGCCGAGATCGAGCGCTCGACCGATCCGGGCAGCACCACGCCGCGGTCGCAACAAGGTCACTGA